In the Desulfosporosinus acidiphilus SJ4 genome, TTCAAAAGCGTATGATCGGTCATTCCCGCTATATTAATTTCACTCATCTTATTCGTCTCGTTCCTTTCCATATCCATAATTGCGCAAACTATCGGCTCGATTCCTCCAATCCTTCTTCACCTTAACCCAAAGTTCCAAAAAGACCGGACTTCCTAACAAAGCCTCTATATCCTGACGCGCTAAACTTCCAATGGCTTTTAATTGTGTACCCTTTGCCCCGATAACAATCCCTTTTTGAGATTCGCGTTCGACGATAATCAAAGCCCTAATTTTAACCAAAGACTTTTTTTCTTGGACCTCTTCAATCACGACCGCAATCGAATGAGGGATCTCATCTCTCGTTAACTGTAAAACCTTTTCTCTAATCAATTCAGCCATAATGAACCGTTCCGGTTGATCTGTAACTTCATCTTCCGGATAATACATTGGGCCTTTAGGCATAAGATTAAAAATGACATTCAGTAATTCATCAGTATTCTCCCCGGTTTTAGCCGAAATAGGGACAATCGCTTTAAACTCAGCCAAAGCTGAAAACTGCTGAATTTTATGTACTAATTGCTCCTTACCCAACAAATCAACCTTATTTAATACCAATACAACAGGGGTCTTTGTATGTTTAAGCATCTCAATAATATATTCTTCTCCGGAACCATAGTCCGATGAAAGGTCTACCATGTATATAATAGCATCCACCTCACGCATCGATTCCTTCGCTGCGCCGACCATATATTCCCCCAGCTTATGTTTAGGCTTATGTATCCCCGGGGTATCCAGAAAGACAATTTGCCCCCGTTTCTCCGTTAAAATACATTGAATACGATTGCGGGTAGTCTGAGGCTTATCGGACATAATCAGAACCTTTTGCCCTAAGAGATGATTAAGTAATGTAGACTTTCCCGCATTCGGCCTGCCAATTACTGAGACAAAACCGGAACGAAAATCTTTTGTAGATGTTGAAACCAACGGTGAAGTCACTTCCCTA is a window encoding:
- the era gene encoding GTPase Era is translated as MVSTSTKDFRSGFVSVIGRPNAGKSTLLNHLLGQKVLIMSDKPQTTRNRIQCILTEKRGQIVFLDTPGIHKPKHKLGEYMVGAAKESMREVDAIIYMVDLSSDYGSGEEYIIEMLKHTKTPVVLVLNKVDLLGKEQLVHKIQQFSALAEFKAIVPISAKTGENTDELLNVIFNLMPKGPMYYPEDEVTDQPERFIMAELIREKVLQLTRDEIPHSIAVVIEEVQEKKSLVKIRALIIVERESQKGIVIGAKGTQLKAIGSLARQDIEALLGSPVFLELWVKVKKDWRNRADSLRNYGYGKERDE